A genomic region of Nostoc sp. UHCC 0702 contains the following coding sequences:
- the holB gene encoding DNA polymerase III subunit delta' produces MISNPFTRLVGQQQAIELLTQAVRQKRVAPAYLFAGPDGVGRSLAARCFIELLFSSFVETRFHGSLENRLRQGNHPDLLWVQPTYQFQGQRFTAAEAAEKKLKRKAPPVIRLEQIREITQFLGRPPLETPRNVVVLEEAETMAEAAANALLKTLEEPGQATLILIAPSPESVLPTLVSRCQRIPFYGLDTPSLTQVLTQTGHEEILQHPAVLSIAAGSPGNAIASYEQLQAIPEKLLQDLTKAPTSYRNALELAKQIDQDLDTDAQLWLVDYLQQSYWQQRHQPSIITQLEQARKSLLCYAQPRLVWECILLSLCQ; encoded by the coding sequence ATGATCAGTAATCCGTTTACACGACTTGTTGGACAACAGCAAGCTATAGAGTTACTCACTCAGGCTGTCAGACAAAAACGAGTAGCGCCTGCTTATCTATTTGCAGGGCCAGATGGTGTAGGACGCAGTTTAGCAGCAAGGTGCTTTATAGAGTTGCTCTTTTCTAGTTTTGTAGAGACGCGATTTCATGGGTCTTTAGAAAACCGTCTACGTCAAGGTAATCATCCTGATTTGTTGTGGGTGCAACCGACGTACCAATTCCAGGGACAACGGTTTACAGCAGCAGAAGCAGCAGAGAAAAAACTCAAGCGCAAAGCACCGCCTGTAATTCGACTAGAGCAAATTCGTGAAATTACTCAGTTTCTGGGTCGTCCTCCCTTAGAAACACCAAGGAATGTGGTCGTGCTGGAAGAAGCTGAAACAATGGCAGAAGCCGCAGCCAATGCTTTGCTAAAAACCTTAGAAGAACCAGGACAGGCTACGCTGATTTTAATTGCACCTTCCCCAGAGTCTGTGTTGCCCACCTTAGTGTCACGCTGTCAACGCATTCCTTTTTATGGCTTAGATACACCATCTTTGACTCAGGTACTCACGCAAACAGGACATGAGGAAATTTTGCAGCATCCAGCAGTATTGAGTATAGCAGCTGGCAGTCCTGGAAATGCGATCGCATCTTACGAGCAATTACAAGCAATTCCAGAAAAGTTACTCCAAGACCTCACAAAAGCGCCTACATCCTACCGCAACGCTTTGGAGTTAGCCAAGCAAATTGATCAAGATTTAGATACAGATGCACAACTGTGGTTAGTCGATTATCTTCAGCAGTCCTATTGGCAACAACGACACCAACCCAGTATCATCACCCAGCTAGAACAAGCTCGTAAATCTTTACTTTGTTACGCCCAACCACGCCTTGTATGGGAATGCATCTTATTGTCTCTGTGTCAATAG
- a CDS encoding nuclear transport factor 2 family protein, with protein MSTEQSTNQPLWIQDRDTVISNDANVEWRYQARPDYSHTNEYLKQQSQYQHLEGSLEAIVQNLVRAFEMEASHKINPQQWVSVVAEKFRMTTNNGPAYTAEDIADVGTYNLFLGDTEHYKSTVESFESSAKIFHEAFPNGFLWELTEVLSGPPNVTFKWRHWGTFSGPYKEHAPTGETVEVVGVSIARVNDDLKILSLEHFFDTSSFLNKLATGCPFH; from the coding sequence ATGAGTACAGAACAATCTACCAACCAGCCTCTTTGGATACAAGATAGAGATACTGTCATCTCTAATGATGCTAATGTTGAGTGGCGATATCAAGCACGTCCTGATTACTCTCATACTAATGAATATCTCAAACAACAGAGTCAATACCAGCACCTTGAAGGCTCTCTAGAAGCCATAGTGCAAAATCTTGTCAGAGCTTTCGAGATGGAAGCATCCCACAAAATAAATCCTCAGCAGTGGGTATCGGTTGTTGCTGAAAAGTTTCGCATGACCACAAATAACGGCCCAGCTTATACTGCTGAAGATATAGCAGATGTGGGAACTTATAATTTATTTCTTGGTGATACGGAGCATTATAAGTCAACAGTAGAAAGCTTTGAATCATCGGCGAAGATTTTCCATGAAGCATTTCCCAATGGCTTTTTATGGGAGCTAACAGAAGTTTTATCAGGGCCGCCAAACGTGACATTTAAATGGCGACATTGGGGAACTTTTAGCGGCCCATACAAAGAACATGCACCCACTGGAGAAACTGTGGAAGTGGTCGGAGTTAGTATTGCTCGCGTTAATGACGACTTGAAGATTTTATCCTTAGAACACTTTTTTGACACCAGTTCGTTTTTAAACAAATTGGCAACAGGCTGTCCTTTCCATTGA
- a CDS encoding dTMP kinase, which translates to MSGRLIVFEGVEGCGKTSQIQLCCQWLQSLGVSVVVTREPGGTELGLDLRRLLLEKSENKPVAEVTELLLYAADRAQHVAQELKPNLALGKYILCDRYTDSTIAYQGYGRGLNINLINQLNYIATGGLESDLTIWLDVDVEVGLARKRGDEAGLDRIEQETIAFHQRVQQGYVQLAASYPSRIVRLDGILSKEAVQKQIQEIIGDRRESWSLDIK; encoded by the coding sequence ATGAGTGGCAGATTGATTGTATTTGAAGGGGTAGAAGGCTGTGGCAAAACTAGCCAAATCCAGCTTTGTTGTCAATGGTTGCAAAGTTTAGGTGTCTCGGTAGTAGTTACTCGTGAACCTGGGGGAACAGAGTTAGGTTTAGATTTGCGTCGCTTGTTGCTAGAAAAGTCAGAGAATAAACCAGTGGCTGAAGTCACAGAATTATTGTTGTATGCGGCTGACAGAGCGCAACACGTTGCACAAGAACTCAAACCAAATCTCGCACTAGGAAAATATATATTGTGCGATCGCTACACTGACTCTACCATTGCCTACCAAGGTTATGGACGGGGTTTGAATATAAATTTAATCAATCAGCTTAATTATATTGCCACTGGTGGTTTAGAAAGTGATTTAACTATCTGGCTAGATGTCGATGTCGAAGTGGGACTAGCGCGTAAACGTGGCGACGAAGCTGGGTTAGACCGCATCGAGCAAGAAACGATCGCTTTTCATCAGCGTGTTCAACAAGGATATGTACAGTTAGCTGCATCCTATCCGTCTCGAATTGTACGCTTAGATGGCATCTTGAGTAAAGAGGCTGTCCAAAAGCAGATTCAAGAGATTATAGGCGATCGTCGAGAATCTTGGAGCTTAGATATAAAATGA
- a CDS encoding NUDIX hydrolase, with protein sequence MPLGRELPQLLKQRLLYKGRKFNFEVNRLRLPNKIEGEWECVRHPGGALAVPITPEGKLVLVRQYRFAIQGRILEFPAGTLERNEDPLETIQREIAEETGYTAGKWDKLGEFFLAPGYSDEIIYAFLARDLQKLETPPAKDEDEDIETVLLTPEELEKAILDGEPVDAKSISSFLLARSFLI encoded by the coding sequence ATGCCATTAGGTAGAGAATTACCGCAACTGTTGAAACAACGCTTACTTTATAAGGGGCGTAAATTTAATTTTGAAGTTAATCGCTTGCGTTTGCCCAATAAAATAGAGGGGGAATGGGAGTGTGTTCGTCACCCTGGTGGCGCTTTAGCAGTACCCATAACACCAGAAGGGAAACTTGTACTTGTGCGCCAATATCGTTTTGCAATTCAAGGACGAATATTAGAGTTTCCTGCCGGCACTCTAGAACGTAATGAAGATCCCCTAGAGACAATCCAACGCGAAATTGCAGAAGAAACTGGTTATACTGCTGGAAAATGGGACAAATTAGGTGAATTTTTCCTCGCTCCTGGCTATTCTGACGAAATTATCTATGCCTTTTTGGCACGAGATTTACAAAAGTTGGAGACACCGCCAGCAAAAGATGAAGACGAGGACATTGAAACTGTATTATTGACTCCCGAAGAACTGGAAAAAGCCATCCTCGATGGAGAACCAGTAGATGCTAAATCAATTTCTAGCTTTTTGCTGGCACGTTCTTTTTTAATTTAG
- the folK gene encoding 2-amino-4-hydroxy-6-hydroxymethyldihydropteridine diphosphokinase → MGESRAILAAAIETLAQTPGITLKATSSWYKTKAVGPPQPDYWNGCAILEVELPPQLFLDTLLATEQKFGRVRSQHWGPRSLDLDLLLYDDIILDTPTLQIPHPRMRERAFVLVPLAEIAPDWIEPISQRVIKDLLKDVDCSDVYLLEGS, encoded by the coding sequence ATGGGTGAAAGCCGTGCAATTTTAGCAGCAGCTATAGAGACATTAGCCCAGACACCAGGGATTACGCTCAAAGCAACATCCAGTTGGTATAAAACCAAAGCAGTGGGGCCACCCCAGCCAGACTACTGGAATGGTTGCGCCATTTTAGAAGTAGAACTGCCACCGCAGCTATTTTTGGATACATTGTTAGCTACAGAGCAAAAATTTGGCCGGGTGCGTAGCCAGCACTGGGGGCCGCGATCGCTAGATTTAGATTTGTTGTTATATGATGACATAATACTAGATACGCCAACCCTCCAGATTCCCCATCCGAGAATGCGTGAGCGAGCTTTTGTCCTAGTACCACTAGCAGAAATTGCCCCAGATTGGATAGAACCGATTTCCCAAAGAGTGATTAAAGATTTGCTAAAAGATGTAGACTGTTCTGATGTATATTTGCTAGAGGGCAGTTAA
- a CDS encoding penicillin-binding protein 1A: MRPGNRYESKKSTDESLPPTKPTRVRQLLSQVSGISSGLVGKFTSREKPFYRRLWFWTSLSLGGGFIAFNHVLGSIDRTLPDKSELNAVIREQTLTIKASDGTILQQQGEATREQLTLKQIPDQLKKAFIASEDRRFNQHNGVDPQGIIRAVWNNLRSQDVVEGGSTITQQLARILFLKQERTIWRKLKEVRLSQKMEKELSKDQILERYLNLVYLGSGAYGVADAAWVYFSKPVDQLTLAEMATIAGLAPAPSLYSPEQNPEAAKQRRNLVLQRMQEDGIITAGERLAATQQSIILKASSPKRLQVESPYFTSYIQKELPKYVSPDVLAGGGLIVETTLNPAWQKAAEEAVAKTLRNQGRWENFKQAALVAIDPRTGTIEAMVGGSDFGKNQFNRVTQAQRQPGSTFKGFVYATAIASGKSPYDSYIDQPFVVDGYEPKNYGENFHGSMTMLEALTRSINIIAVKVLIDVGFEPTIKLAQGMGIKSQLKPTYSLALGSNEVNLLELTSAYGGFATQGLHTEPHGIRRIVNRQGKVIWSDNLQPQRVLDADSAAIMTWMLRNVVTDGTGGAAQLDDRPVAGKTGTSDEARDLWFIGYIPQLVTGVWLGNDDNRPTWGSSSSAAYTWHEFMEKAVKEIPVEKFPTRPKLEGRKGSIKTQRIKPQRVINRSVSSDDDDEQSAEQNSRNSDENRSSRRSRRRYQQEDNPSSDPPRRRRRYRSQESTSSESSSQPSQPSRTRRRYRQADSDSPPPTRRVRRTSSSNSSSSGSSSSPRQQPSWRERLRPSSSE; encoded by the coding sequence TTGCGGCCTGGTAATCGTTACGAAAGTAAAAAATCCACAGATGAAAGCTTACCCCCAACAAAACCGACAAGGGTAAGACAGTTATTGAGCCAGGTGAGTGGCATATCATCTGGGTTGGTTGGTAAATTTACCAGCCGCGAAAAACCGTTTTATCGTCGCCTGTGGTTTTGGACAAGCTTAAGTCTAGGTGGTGGGTTCATAGCCTTTAACCACGTTTTAGGGTCAATAGATCGGACTTTGCCGGATAAATCTGAACTCAATGCTGTGATCCGAGAGCAAACATTGACCATCAAAGCTAGTGATGGCACTATCCTACAACAACAAGGAGAAGCCACCAGAGAACAGTTAACCCTAAAGCAAATCCCAGATCAACTCAAAAAAGCTTTCATTGCCTCAGAAGATAGAAGATTTAACCAACACAATGGAGTCGATCCTCAAGGGATTATTAGAGCAGTTTGGAATAATTTGCGATCGCAGGATGTCGTTGAAGGTGGTAGTACCATCACCCAACAACTAGCGCGAATTCTCTTTCTCAAGCAAGAGCGGACAATCTGGCGCAAACTCAAAGAAGTCCGTCTTTCACAAAAAATGGAGAAAGAATTGTCCAAAGACCAGATTTTAGAGCGTTATCTGAATTTGGTGTATTTGGGTTCTGGGGCTTACGGTGTCGCAGATGCAGCATGGGTATACTTCAGTAAACCTGTGGATCAACTAACTCTAGCGGAAATGGCAACAATTGCCGGCTTAGCTCCCGCCCCCAGCTTGTACTCCCCAGAGCAGAATCCCGAAGCCGCTAAACAGCGGCGGAATCTGGTATTACAAAGGATGCAAGAAGATGGCATCATTACAGCAGGCGAAAGGCTTGCAGCTACACAGCAATCAATCATCCTCAAAGCCAGTTCACCCAAGCGACTGCAAGTAGAATCTCCCTACTTTACCAGCTATATCCAAAAAGAATTACCAAAATACGTTTCCCCCGATGTGCTAGCAGGTGGGGGTCTAATAGTGGAAACCACTTTAAACCCGGCTTGGCAAAAAGCAGCAGAAGAAGCAGTTGCCAAAACTTTGCGAAATCAAGGTCGCTGGGAAAACTTTAAACAAGCAGCTTTGGTAGCCATTGACCCCCGTACTGGCACAATTGAGGCAATGGTGGGAGGTAGCGATTTTGGTAAAAACCAGTTTAATCGCGTTACCCAGGCACAGCGTCAGCCAGGATCGACATTTAAAGGATTTGTCTATGCTACAGCGATCGCTAGCGGCAAGAGTCCCTACGACAGCTACATAGATCAACCCTTTGTAGTAGATGGTTATGAGCCAAAAAATTATGGTGAAAACTTCCACGGCTCCATGACCATGCTAGAAGCCCTCACACGTTCCATCAATATAATCGCGGTGAAGGTATTGATTGATGTGGGATTTGAGCCAACCATTAAACTAGCTCAAGGTATGGGAATTAAATCCCAGCTGAAGCCCACTTATTCCCTAGCTCTTGGCTCCAATGAAGTAAATTTGCTGGAATTGACCAGCGCTTACGGCGGCTTCGCCACCCAAGGATTACACACAGAACCACATGGCATTCGCCGCATCGTCAACCGCCAAGGTAAAGTGATTTGGTCAGATAATTTGCAGCCACAGCGAGTCCTTGATGCTGATAGCGCCGCCATCATGACCTGGATGCTACGCAACGTAGTGACAGATGGTACTGGTGGTGCTGCCCAATTAGATGATAGACCTGTGGCTGGCAAAACTGGCACTTCTGATGAAGCCCGCGATTTGTGGTTTATTGGTTACATTCCTCAATTAGTTACAGGTGTTTGGTTAGGTAATGATGACAACCGCCCCACTTGGGGAAGCAGTAGCAGCGCTGCTTACACGTGGCATGAATTTATGGAAAAAGCTGTCAAGGAAATACCTGTAGAAAAGTTTCCCACTAGACCTAAGCTAGAGGGTCGCAAAGGCAGCATTAAGACGCAGCGGATCAAGCCCCAACGAGTAATTAATCGCTCTGTTTCTTCAGACGATGACGATGAGCAATCAGCAGAGCAAAATTCTCGCAATTCTGACGAAAACCGCTCATCTAGAAGAAGTAGAAGACGTTACCAGCAAGAGGACAACCCATCTTCAGATCCACCAAGAAGACGGCGGCGTTATCGTAGCCAAGAATCAACTTCCAGCGAATCTTCCTCACAGCCATCTCAACCATCTCGTACCAGAAGGCGATATAGACAAGCAGACTCAGATTCGCCGCCTCCTACTAGGAGGGTTCGCCGGACTTCATCCTCCAACAGCAGTAGTTCCGGTTCTTCAAGTTCTCCACGACAACAACCTTCTTGGCGGGAGAGACTCAGACCAAGCTCTTCGGAATAG
- a CDS encoding MFS transporter — protein MLPTNRENFPKDKFKLVFFELPPALKSPNFSCFVIGESLSFFGSWMTQIALVWLVYQLTNSAILVGIAGFTNQAMGLIITPIVGVLLDRWNIRYVLLTTQLVSILLSSALTYLTLSDNITVTFIIIIGILQGTVKAFDLPARQVIIPRLVENKADTYSAIASHSFLINTAKFVSPMIGGLLIARSGAASCFLVDSVSYIPFLSSILTIQVKPIINNSLVSKTQIWQNLKEGFVFAYELLPIKYVLMLQILICFMAMTHVNLIPIFAKEVLHGNAETMGFLMTASALGSIVSGIYLVSRKQVIGLEKIMARSAAILGLSLIIFSRTTRIEICLIFMFIIGMNNTLTLASINNFMQSILLDENKRGRVTSIFMTGFLGILPFGNLFFGGLADKIGVTNALLFGGASCVIGAYIFSRQLPTMRKILSPIYAELGLSSQSNQG, from the coding sequence ATGTTACCAACTAATAGAGAAAATTTCCCAAAAGACAAATTCAAGTTAGTTTTTTTTGAACTTCCACCTGCGTTGAAATCTCCGAATTTTTCTTGTTTCGTGATTGGAGAGAGCTTATCTTTTTTTGGCTCTTGGATGACACAAATTGCCTTAGTATGGTTGGTTTATCAATTAACTAATTCAGCTATCTTAGTGGGCATAGCTGGATTTACAAATCAAGCTATGGGCTTGATTATTACACCAATAGTAGGAGTATTGTTGGATCGTTGGAATATACGGTACGTTTTATTAACGACTCAGTTAGTATCTATCTTGTTATCTTCTGCACTCACCTATTTAACTCTGAGCGATAATATCACTGTCACATTTATAATTATTATTGGTATACTCCAGGGAACAGTCAAAGCTTTTGATTTGCCAGCACGTCAGGTAATTATCCCTAGACTTGTGGAAAATAAAGCAGATACTTATAGTGCGATCGCTTCCCATTCTTTTTTGATTAATACTGCTAAATTTGTCAGTCCGATGATTGGGGGTTTATTAATTGCGAGATCCGGAGCGGCTTCATGCTTTTTAGTAGATAGTGTTAGCTACATCCCATTTTTATCTTCTATTTTAACTATCCAAGTCAAACCAATTATTAATAATTCATTGGTTTCCAAAACACAAATATGGCAAAACCTGAAAGAAGGCTTTGTGTTTGCCTATGAGTTGTTGCCTATCAAATATGTGTTAATGCTACAAATCTTAATTTGCTTTATGGCAATGACTCATGTAAACTTAATCCCTATCTTTGCTAAGGAAGTTTTGCATGGGAATGCTGAAACTATGGGATTCCTCATGACAGCTTCAGCACTTGGTTCTATCGTTTCTGGAATTTATTTAGTTTCCCGAAAACAAGTTATAGGACTGGAAAAAATTATGGCACGTTCTGCTGCCATTCTCGGTTTATCTTTAATAATTTTTTCTCGGACTACGAGAATAGAAATATGCTTAATATTTATGTTTATTATCGGCATGAATAATACCCTAACTCTCGCTTCTATTAATAATTTTATGCAATCAATTTTACTTGACGAAAATAAAAGAGGTAGAGTTACAAGTATATTTATGACAGGTTTCTTGGGAATACTTCCTTTTGGGAATTTATTTTTTGGAGGGCTAGCAGATAAAATTGGTGTTACTAATGCTTTACTATTTGGTGGTGCTAGTTGTGTAATAGGAGCCTATATCTTTAGTAGACAACTGCCGACTATGAGAAAAATACTGTCTCCTATATATGCAGAATTGGGTTTAAGTTCACAGTCAAATCAGGGATAA
- a CDS encoding helix-turn-helix domain-containing protein: protein MFNNQTKHATKHLDAAGGKYLTAFQRKLLLESLQKSLPESYRQRIEIMLLGDEGKTQTEICQILGCCAATVRHWMHIAKTGMAHQWQDCPIGRPKTVNEQYSERLKELVSSSPRDHGYCFRRWTTTWLGKHLAKEFGIEVSDRHIKRLLKQMGLSTLPKPSRAEENRNQQTQNAKILIDDLKPATIPDDADFLPINFAKLGTYSEIHGTGFICSVADSRTVQQYSGVFSFPSGISTLSSTS from the coding sequence ATGTTCAACAACCAAACAAAACATGCAACAAAGCATCTAGATGCAGCTGGAGGTAAGTATTTAACTGCATTTCAGCGGAAACTACTCCTAGAAAGTTTACAAAAAAGTTTACCTGAATCTTACCGCCAACGAATTGAAATTATGTTATTGGGAGATGAAGGAAAAACTCAAACTGAAATTTGTCAAATATTGGGCTGTTGTGCAGCAACAGTAAGACATTGGATGCATATAGCCAAGACTGGAATGGCACATCAATGGCAGGATTGTCCAATTGGTCGCCCCAAGACCGTAAATGAGCAGTACTCGGAACGTTTGAAAGAACTAGTTAGCAGTAGTCCTCGCGATCATGGTTATTGTTTTCGGCGGTGGACAACTACCTGGCTTGGAAAACATTTGGCCAAAGAATTTGGAATTGAGGTGAGCGATCGCCATATTAAGCGACTGCTCAAACAAATGGGGTTATCCACGCTACCAAAACCGAGTAGGGCTGAAGAAAACCGCAATCAGCAAACTCAGAATGCCAAGATTTTAATTGATGACCTCAAACCGGCAACTATTCCCGATGATGCTGATTTTTTGCCGATAAACTTTGCAAAATTAGGAACATATTCTGAAATTCATGGCACAGGATTTATCTGCTCAGTTGCTGACTCCAGAACAGTTCAACAATATTCTGGGGTATTCTCTTTCCCCAGCGGAATATCAACACTGTCTTCAACAAGTTAA
- a CDS encoding peptidase domain-containing ABC transporter, with protein sequence MAQDLSAQLLTPEQFNNILGYSLSPAEYQHCLQQVKFLNPKVGKFWQGTDAEAGIYIAIAGKVRLLDQADELIATLELGESFGEFTLFPDAQLQPYGARASLNLQLCFVPGEVLLPLMAKYPQIQEHLWNKALSRNPRQVLPDISPIRSPASDTKHKLEILSSPADLPDQKKINKAYFPNPTQKVGHLWQQVTRRYPFFAQQSGSDCGAACLVMVSRYWGKRFSVNRLRDIANVDRNGASLRGLLTAAESIGFAARPVKASLQQLAKQKLPAIVHWEGKHYIVVYEITPKQVIVADPAIGQRSLSHAEFKANWTGYTLLLQPTAMLKDAKETSTPFWQFFELIKPHSLVMLEVFIASIFIQIFGLITPLFTQLILDRVVVQRSELTLTAVGLGLLMFNLFRVAMMGLRQYLLDHTANRVDLALIVGFIRHTLRLPLSFFESRYVGDIISRVQENRKIQRFLAGEALSILLDLFTVFIYVGLMFWYSWQMALLALLIIPPFALLALIATPFLQRISREIFNAVAQESSYLIEALTGVRTVKATAVEQTVRWHWEELLNKEIKTNFSGQIINNRLQIFSNTIQALMTTGLLWFGAYQVIHNQLTIGQLVAFNMLLGNIITPFQRLTVLWNQLQEVVIAIERINDVIDTEPEEDLHYQARQNLPRFQGHIRFENVTFRYHPESDINILENLSFEVKPGQIVALVGRSGSGKTTISKLILGLYPPTDGKILIDGQDITSISLRSLRQHAGVVDQDTFLFGGTIRENISLGHPGATLEEVIEVGKLAGADEFIKKLPMGYETQIGEGGGLLSGGQRQRIAIARALLGNPRLLIFDEATSHLDTESERIIQQNLNKILQGRTTLIIAHRLSTVRNADLILVLDKGVLIESGTHEQLMAKRGHYFYLNQQQLQGIG encoded by the coding sequence ATGGCACAGGATTTATCTGCTCAGTTGCTGACTCCAGAACAGTTCAACAATATTCTGGGGTATTCTCTTTCCCCAGCGGAATATCAACACTGTCTTCAACAAGTTAAATTCCTCAACCCAAAAGTCGGCAAATTCTGGCAAGGAACTGATGCCGAAGCAGGGATTTATATTGCGATCGCTGGTAAGGTAAGGTTACTAGATCAGGCCGATGAGTTAATCGCCACTTTAGAGCTAGGGGAATCATTTGGAGAGTTTACCTTATTCCCAGATGCACAATTACAGCCCTATGGCGCTAGAGCTTCACTAAACTTGCAACTGTGCTTTGTGCCGGGTGAGGTGTTGTTGCCATTAATGGCTAAATACCCCCAAATTCAGGAACATTTGTGGAATAAGGCGCTATCTCGTAATCCCCGACAGGTGCTACCAGATATCTCGCCAATCAGATCACCTGCATCAGATACAAAACATAAACTCGAAATTTTGTCAAGTCCGGCGGATCTGCCAGACCAAAAAAAGATTAACAAAGCCTATTTTCCTAATCCCACTCAAAAAGTCGGGCATTTATGGCAGCAGGTAACACGGCGCTATCCATTTTTTGCACAACAGAGTGGATCTGACTGCGGTGCAGCTTGTTTGGTGATGGTATCTCGCTATTGGGGGAAACGCTTTAGTGTGAATCGCTTGCGAGATATCGCCAATGTAGACCGCAATGGTGCATCCTTGCGCGGGCTATTAACGGCTGCAGAAAGTATTGGCTTTGCTGCACGACCTGTAAAGGCAAGTCTTCAGCAGTTAGCAAAGCAAAAATTGCCAGCTATTGTTCACTGGGAAGGCAAGCATTACATTGTTGTCTACGAAATTACGCCTAAACAGGTGATTGTAGCCGACCCCGCCATTGGACAACGCAGCCTCAGCCACGCGGAATTTAAAGCGAATTGGACTGGTTACACATTGTTGCTGCAACCGACAGCTATGTTAAAGGATGCCAAAGAGACATCAACACCGTTTTGGCAATTCTTTGAGCTGATTAAGCCTCACTCTTTGGTGATGCTGGAGGTGTTTATTGCTTCCATATTTATCCAGATATTTGGACTGATTACTCCCTTATTTACCCAATTAATTTTAGACCGCGTGGTAGTGCAGCGATCGGAACTCACCTTAACAGCGGTAGGGTTGGGGTTGCTGATGTTTAACCTGTTTCGGGTGGCGATGATGGGGTTGCGGCAATATCTGCTCGACCACACAGCTAATAGAGTAGACTTAGCACTGATTGTTGGGTTTATTCGCCATACTCTACGCTTACCCTTGAGTTTCTTCGAGTCGCGTTATGTCGGGGATATTATCTCTCGTGTCCAAGAAAACCGCAAAATTCAACGCTTTCTTGCTGGCGAGGCTTTGTCTATCCTGCTAGATTTATTCACCGTCTTTATCTATGTGGGATTGATGTTTTGGTATAGTTGGCAAATGGCGTTATTAGCGTTGTTAATTATTCCACCTTTTGCTTTATTAGCGCTCATTGCCACACCTTTCTTACAAAGAATTTCTAGAGAAATTTTTAATGCTGTTGCTCAGGAAAGTAGTTACCTAATTGAAGCCCTAACTGGTGTCCGAACAGTCAAAGCTACAGCAGTGGAGCAAACAGTACGTTGGCATTGGGAAGAGTTATTAAATAAAGAGATCAAAACAAACTTTTCTGGGCAAATTATTAACAATCGGTTGCAAATATTTAGCAATACAATTCAAGCGCTGATGACTACAGGTTTGCTGTGGTTTGGTGCGTATCAAGTGATTCACAATCAATTAACTATTGGGCAACTAGTGGCATTTAATATGCTGTTAGGTAATATTATTACGCCCTTTCAACGCTTAACTGTATTATGGAATCAGTTGCAGGAAGTCGTCATTGCTATAGAACGTATTAATGATGTAATAGATACAGAACCAGAAGAGGATTTACATTACCAAGCACGGCAAAACTTACCACGTTTTCAGGGACATATTCGCTTTGAAAATGTCACATTTCGCTATCATCCAGAAAGTGATATTAATATCTTAGAGAATCTCAGTTTTGAAGTGAAACCAGGTCAAATTGTCGCATTAGTGGGGCGTAGTGGTTCAGGAAAAACTACCATTTCTAAGTTGATTTTGGGGTTATATCCTCCTACAGATGGCAAAATATTAATTGATGGACAAGATATTACCAGTATTTCCTTACGTTCTTTGCGTCAGCACGCTGGAGTAGTTGATCAAGACACCTTTTTGTTTGGTGGTACAATTCGGGAAAACATTAGCTTAGGGCATCCTGGGGCAACTTTAGAAGAAGTAATTGAGGTAGGAAAACTAGCGGGTGCTGATGAGTTTATTAAAAAGTTACCAATGGGATATGAAACCCAAATTGGTGAAGGTGGAGGTTTGTTATCTGGGGGACAGCGACAGCGAATAGCTATTGCCAGAGCCTTATTAGGTAATCCTCGCTTATTAATTTTTGATGAGGCAACTTCCCATTTAGACACCGAATCAGAGAGAATTATACAGCAAAATTTGAATAAAATTCTTCAGGGAAGAACGACATTAATAATTGCTCATCGTCTTTCCACTGTGCGGAATGCTGACTTGATTTTGGTCTTGGATAAGGGTGTGTTAATTGAGAGCGGAACTCATGAGCAATTGATGGCGAAGCGGGGACATTATTTCTATTTGAATCAACAACAATTGCAAGGAATAGGGTGA